From the genome of bacterium:
TCACTCAGGATGACCGGCGCAGACCGCATCTTGTTCGTGGTAAACGTCCCGGCCGCGGTCGCGGGTAGATCCGAAACCACCAGCGCCAGGTCGGGCTGGCTGGGCTTGAGCCCGCAGTGGATCCCTGCCGCGCGATACCCGAAGGGACTGGTCACGGTTCCATCCATCATGATCCTCACACTCCTATAGTCACCCGCGATGACGCCGGCCCTGGATATTCGTCAGAAAGATCAGGGATAGAGCGGCGGTTCCCGCAGCCCTGCATTTTCGGGGAACCCGCACATCAGGTTCATGTTCTGGATCGCCTGGCCGGCCGCGCCCTTGACCAGATTGTCGAGCGCGGCCATCGCGATGACCACGCCGGCGTGCGAGTCCACGCGCACCGCAACGTCACAGTAGTTCGACCCGTAGGTGGCCTTGGTCTCCGGAAGCCCGCCGTGGAGAACCCGCACGAACGGCTCGGAGGCGTAGGCGTCGGCGAGGATCCCCTCTGCCTCCGCGGTGGTAAGGGCGCGGGTGGGCCGCATGTAAACCGTGGCAAGGATCCCCCTGGTCATGGGGATAAGGTGAGGGACAAACGCCACCGCCACAGGAACGCCCGCGACTCCCGACAGCTCCTGCTCGATCTCCGGCGTGTGCCGGTGACCCACGACGTTGTAGGGCTTGACGTTCTCGTTGACCTCGCAGAAGTGTGTGCCCAGCGACGCGCCGCGACCGGCCCCCGAGACGCCCGACTTCGCGTCCACGACAATACCCTCAGAGAGCACCGCGCCGGCCTTCAAGAAAGGCGCTATCGCTATCAGCGCCGCGGTCGGGTAGCAGCCGGGATTGCCGACGATCCGCGAGGCGCGGATACGGTCGCGGTGCAGCTCGGGCTGGCCGTAGACCGCGCCCTCGAGGAGCTCGGGGCACGCGTGGGCGGCCTTGTACCACCTCGCGTAGGTTGCCGGGTCGTGGAACCTAAAATCGGCGCCCAGGTCCACCACCTTCACCCGCGGACCCAGCTTGGGGACCATCGTCATGGCGATCCCGTTGGGCAGGGCGATGAAGGCGACGTCGGAATCGGCGCCGATGGCATCGAG
Proteins encoded in this window:
- the argC gene encoding N-acetyl-gamma-glutamyl-phosphate reductase gives rise to the protein MKTRVSIIGASGYGGGELVRLLVGHPDVTLVHLTAESRKSEAYGEVFPNLRGFVPHVTEDADLDAIGADSDVAFIALPNGIAMTMVPKLGPRVKVVDLGADFRFHDPATYARWYKAAHACPELLEGAVYGQPELHRDRIRASRIVGNPGCYPTAALIAIAPFLKAGAVLSEGIVVDAKSGVSGAGRGASLGTHFCEVNENVKPYNVVGHRHTPEIEQELSGVAGVPVAVAFVPHLIPMTRGILATVYMRPTRALTTAEAEGILADAYASEPFVRVLHGGLPETKATYGSNYCDVAVRVDSHAGVVIAMAALDNLVKGAAGQAIQNMNLMCGFPENAGLREPPLYP